The Cervus elaphus chromosome 22, mCerEla1.1, whole genome shotgun sequence genome has a window encoding:
- the LOC122680656 gene encoding C-type lectin domain family 2 member F-like, whose protein sequence is MESERTENRNVVEQRIKRPGIATKKMLIMSSMICGGIAFLLWAVLGFPQKSKNPVIFYNKTCSEGAITCPQSWSRINNNCFFQSEREKTWMDGQTKCTAHSGSLAIFNSKNEVESLMPYLGPSCYWIGLKMDSTSKLWIWTNGDVFSNWFSIDGSGECACMFQKGISSDNCSDARKYTCSRKGFCP, encoded by the exons ATGGAGAGTGAAAGAACTGAGAATAGGAATGTTGTGGAGCAGAGGATCAAAAGGCCAG GTATAGCAACAAAGAAAATGCTAATCATGTCAAGTATGATTTGTGGAGGTATCGCCTTTCTTCTTTGGGCAGTGTTAGGATTTCCTCAAAAAT CTAAAAATCCAGTGATCTTCTACAACAAGACATGCTCTGAGGGTGCAATTACATGTCCACAAAGCTGGAGCCGAATCAATAATAATTGCTTCTTTCAATCTGAACGTGAAAAAACTTGGATGGATGGCCAGACAAAGTGCACAGCTCACTCTGGATCTCTGGCCATATTCAACTCCAAGAATGAAGTG GAATCTTTGATGCCCTATCTGGGACCCTCTTGCTATTGGATTGGACTGAAAATGGACAGCACAAGCAAACTCTGGATATGGACAAATGGAGATGTATTCAGCAACTG gTTCAGTATTGACGGAAGTGGAGAGTGTGCCTGCATGTTTCAGAAGGGCATAAGTAGTGACAATTGTAGTGATGCAAGAAAGTACACATGCAGCAGAAAAGGGTTTTGTCCTTAG
- the LOC122679947 gene encoding sodium channel protein type 8 subunit alpha-like encodes MAARLLAPPGPDSFKPFTPESLANIERRIAESKLKKPPKADGSHREDDEDSKPKPNSDLEAGKSLPFIYGDIPQGLVAVPLEDFDPYYLTQKNEVTLLRKRVTCYFSQDPGLYEF; translated from the exons ATGGCAGCACGGCTGCTCGCACCACCAGGCCCTGACAGTTTCAAGCCTTTCACCCCTGAGTCACTGGCGAACATCGAGAGGCGCATTGCCGAGAGCAAGCTCAAGAAACCACCCAAGGCCGATGGCAGTCATCGGGAGGACGATGAGGACAGCAAGCCCAAGCCAAACAGTGACCTGGAGGCAGGGAAGAGTTTGCCTTTCATCTATGGGGACATCCCACAAGGCTTGGTCGCGGTTCCCCTGGAGGACTTTGACCCATACTATTTGACGCAGAAA AATGAAGTTACCCTTCTCCGGAAAAGAGTCACATGTTACTTCTCTCAGGATCCAGGACTTTACGAATTTTGA
- the LOC122680524 gene encoding uncharacterized protein LOC122680524 isoform X1, with the protein MSEEVTYATLKFSNPKTKEPQESHSLKRTDSHETPDLELGGEAETGAGSVMGTAEATETRAVRGETYWSKEKRHSAPSKVWYPIAFVSLLLNLVVLAGLGALGLMYYYKLIFNSKTVYDVQLNVTEHVGTTALPTDMPTTVSDLPHSDPRLHLCPEIWIQHESNCYNFSIKIICNMCNSDCEKNHSFLMNTDDGENGNRTKMFIRCHPSYIFQTILNFVPNNTNETARNVSDISNLTCFVPP; encoded by the exons ATGTCTGAAGAAGTGACCTATGCAACTCTCAAATTTTCAAATCCTAAGACAAAGGAACCCCAGGAAAGCCACAGTCTCAAGAGAACAG ATAGCCATGAAACTCCTGACTTGGAGCTGGGCGGTGAAGCTGAAACTGGAGCTGGGAGCGTCATGGGCACAGCTGAGGCGACTGAGACCAGAGCTGTGAGAGGTGAGACCTACTGGAGCAAGGAGAAAA GACACAGTGCTCCATCAAAGGTGTGGTACCCTATCGCTTTTGTTTCACTGTTGTTGAACCTGGTGGTGCTGGCTGGACTGGGAGCCCTGGGCTTAATGT ATTACTACAAGCTCATTTTTAACAGCAAGACAGTTTACGATGTACAACTGAATGTAACAGAACACGTGGGAACAACCGCATTACCTACAGATATGCCTACAACTGTCTCAG ACCTTCCTCATTCAGACCCACGACTTCACTTATGTCCAGAGATATGGATACAGCATGAAAGTAACTGCTATAACTTTTCTATCAAAATAATTTGTAATATGTGCAACAGCGACTGTGAGAAGAATCACTCCTTCCTGATGAATACGGATGATGGGGAAAATGGGAATAGAACTAAG ATGTTCATTAGATGTCATCCATCATATATCTTCCAGACGATTCTGAATTTTGTTCCCAACAACACAAATGAGACAGCAAGGAATGTTTCAGATATTTCCAATTTGACTT GTTTCGTACCTCCATAA
- the LOC122680524 gene encoding uncharacterized protein LOC122680524 isoform X2: MSEEVTYATLKFSNPKTKEPQESHSLKRTDSHETPDLELGGEAETGAGSVMGTAEATETRAVRGHSAPSKVWYPIAFVSLLLNLVVLAGLGALGLMYYYKLIFNSKTVYDVQLNVTEHVGTTALPTDMPTTVSDLPHSDPRLHLCPEIWIQHESNCYNFSIKIICNMCNSDCEKNHSFLMNTDDGENGNRTKMFIRCHPSYIFQTILNFVPNNTNETARNVSDISNLTCFVPP; the protein is encoded by the exons ATGTCTGAAGAAGTGACCTATGCAACTCTCAAATTTTCAAATCCTAAGACAAAGGAACCCCAGGAAAGCCACAGTCTCAAGAGAACAG ATAGCCATGAAACTCCTGACTTGGAGCTGGGCGGTGAAGCTGAAACTGGAGCTGGGAGCGTCATGGGCACAGCTGAGGCGACTGAGACCAGAGCTGTGAGAG GACACAGTGCTCCATCAAAGGTGTGGTACCCTATCGCTTTTGTTTCACTGTTGTTGAACCTGGTGGTGCTGGCTGGACTGGGAGCCCTGGGCTTAATGT ATTACTACAAGCTCATTTTTAACAGCAAGACAGTTTACGATGTACAACTGAATGTAACAGAACACGTGGGAACAACCGCATTACCTACAGATATGCCTACAACTGTCTCAG ACCTTCCTCATTCAGACCCACGACTTCACTTATGTCCAGAGATATGGATACAGCATGAAAGTAACTGCTATAACTTTTCTATCAAAATAATTTGTAATATGTGCAACAGCGACTGTGAGAAGAATCACTCCTTCCTGATGAATACGGATGATGGGGAAAATGGGAATAGAACTAAG ATGTTCATTAGATGTCATCCATCATATATCTTCCAGACGATTCTGAATTTTGTTCCCAACAACACAAATGAGACAGCAAGGAATGTTTCAGATATTTCCAATTTGACTT GTTTCGTACCTCCATAA